The DNA region GATTTAGAAACTAAAAGCTGCACCATTGCATATAAATCAAAGTTTATAATGGTTGTTGGACTTGATAGACATGCTTTGTACTTCATATATTACATTTGATTGTAGGTTTTCTATTATTTCATTACTATAATTGTTTTTTCTTAACTGCACCTTTCTTTACTAAAACCCATCCTTTAAATGCACATTTGCGCTTTACGCTTAAAGCCCCAATGTACCTTGTGTCTTTTTCAATTCCTTTTTGCGTGTTTTCACCTTTGACAACACTGATTGGGACAACCTCTGATTCCTCAGAAGAGGATTGATTATCTTGTGCTGTCATGTCCTTAGGGATATCTTTAatttctccattctcttcttcgAATCCTTGCTTGAACCTGTTATAGTTTGTAAGCTCACTACTCTCGAATGGGCGTTCACCCAATACCTGGACCAGATCTTCGTGATGAAGGACCTCCTTTTCAAGTAGCAATTCTGCAATCTGAGCTACATGTTCTCTGTGTTCCTCTATAAGCTGTAGGGTACGATCATATGCCTTGGCGACCCATTCTCTAACTTCATCGTCAATAATTGCTGCAGTCTTGCTACTGTAGGGCTTTGATGTCTCAAATGTATCATCTCTTTGCGGAAAAGAAAGAAGACCAACCTTGTCACTGAAACCGTAGACTGCTACCTGGGCATATGTCATCTTGGTCACTTTCTCCAAATCATTTTGAGCTCCAGATGAGATCTTTCCAATCAAAACCTACTCAAAAATTAAAATCCGTATGAACATTGTAAAAATCTGatttaatgaaaaaaaaaggtAGGAAATTCGGGAAAACAGAAGGTAGAAAAAGCAAGTTGCTATTAAAGATTTAAAGAGACTGCATATTCATTAAGTTATGTAGTGACTAAATCTTGTCCAACAACGAACTATTATATCTGACGTTTTAGGTTGTTGATTCTATAAATATCCAGAGTTGTCATATCAAGGCCTACTACTTCATCGAGCAGCTTTCTTTGAGGTTGAAAAGCAGAGAATTGAATATGCCCAAACTCATTAGGAATACCTTAGGATGTATGCATTTAGGCATGTTACTCTGCAAAAGTTGGTGGCATGACACAGTCTTTTTAAATATGTCTAAGAAACTACTCATTCATATTATGACAGCAAAAAGGGTACCTAAAATGACATGCAACAAACCAGTTTGATGCCTATAAAATATTCTAGCAGAACTGtaacacaagtaattcatgtCACAAAGGATTCACCTTCTAGAGGATAACTATTTCGTTAAGTGAAGGGGCAAGCAGATTATCAAAAAATGGTAATTTCCTAAGAGAAGTCACAGGAGTCATTTCTTGAAGTACGGCGTGAGGATTGTCCAAGACCATATAAAGAAACAACAGCCTATTTTCTCAACCTATGTGGGACGTTCTAACAGTCTTTGCATATGCATCCAGCACGATGAGATGTTTCCAAAGGATTAGCTGATAATGCTGTAGGGAAAACATGTGAAAACAAGGAGACAGTTGATAAATATACCTGCTCAGCAGCTCGGCCACCAAGtgtcatgcatgtcatatcaaaTAGCTGCTCCCTGGTCATTAAAAGATTTTCATTGGGAACATATTGAGCAAATCCTAGTGCTGCTGTACCACGGGGaatgattgtcactttaagtaaTGGTTCTGCATGTTCCAAGAACCAACCAGCAATAGCATGGCCGGATTCATGATACGCAATTGTCCTCCTTTCCAGTTTGCTTATGACCTGCAGAATGCACAAAGGTAGGTTTGCATAAGTATATCATGTTAtccaaaattaatattttttgccATTTACAAGTTCTTTGCTTATGACCTGCAGAATGCACAAAGGCAGCTTTGCATAAGTATATCAtgttatccaaaaataatattttttgccATTTACAAGTTCTTACTAGAACCCACTGGACTGCAATTCATAACAGCATCTTAAGAAAAAGAGTGAGGAGATTGGATACCTTGTTCTTGTTCTCTAGACCCCCAATCACCCTGTCTATTGCTGCCTCGAAATGTTGCATTTTGATTGTGGTACTCTCACTCCTAGCAGCAAACAAAGCAGCTTCATTACAAACATTCGCAATGTCTGCTCCAGCAAATCCTGGTGTTAGAGCAGCAAATCTCTGTGAATAGAATGCTGCCTCCTGGTCAAGTTTCAACTTGTTCAGATAGATTCTGAAAATCTGTTCACGACCTTTTATGTCTGGTTTGTCAATGGTAATCTGGCGATCAAATCGACCAGGCCTTAACAAGGCTTTGTCTAATATATCAAGTCTATTTGTGCCAGCAAGTACAACTACACCAGATGTGGTTGCAAatccgtccatttctacaagcAGTTGGTTTAAAGTACCCTCACGTTCATCGTTTCCTCCAGAATAGCGTCCCTTCCCTCTTGCTCCACCTACTGCATCAATCTCGTCGATGAAAATTATACTAGGTGCACATCGTCTTGCCTCCCGAAATATGCTCCTAACTCTAGCAGGACCAACACCAACAAACATCTGCACAAATTCTGACCCAGAAATCGAGAGAAAAGGTACACCAGATTCTCCTGCTGTAGCTTTAGCTAAAAGTGTCTTTCCAGTCCCAGGAGGACCAACTAGAAGAGCACCCTTAGGAATTTTGGCTCCTAACTCTTCGTATTTCTTGGGATTCTTAAGGAAGTGAACGAATTCCATGATTTCTTGCTTAGCCTCGTCACATCCAGCCACATCCTTGAAGAAGACCTGTACCACAAAAGTGCCAGTTGACTTTAGTTTCCAACTAATCATGAAAAAAACTAATTCTCAGTGAAAAGACTGCTGTTTTGCTGAAGCTGTACCAACAATGGGAACTAATTCTCACCTTGTCCTTTGCATTTTTGTCCATCTTGGTGAAATGCGCTTTACCAATATTAAATATTCCACGAGCACCTCCCAAATCCATATAATAAATGATAGCTAGAAGCAACAATGTTAGACCACACTTCATCAGTTCTGGGAACCAATCCAACTCATTAACATATACCACAGAGACAAAATTGTGAGAGTCTATTCCCAAGGCTTCTTGCGCTTCCTTAAGCTTCTGCTCAAATGACTCAACACTCCCAATGTTAAAAGAGTATTTGTGGTTGCTAATGTTTCTATTACCATTTGTACCACTTGTAGGACCTTGAACGGTGTCATCACCAGTTTGATTATTACCAGGTGAAGAACTCCTTACATAAACTCTGGCTACATCTTTGTTAGCAACAACAATTCGATCAACAAGACCAGGTTCCAGTAGCTTGTTTTTGAACTCTTGGAAGCTAATCTGAGAATTTACATAAAGCGAAGTGaccatgaaaaaagaaaatacaaccATCTAATGAAAATAAGACAAACACTGCCCTCCCAGAAAATAAAATCCTGTTAAGTCACCAGTCATCAATGAAAAGATTTAACATATACAGGATTTTCGTTGGAACATGTAAAACCTTGAAAGAAGTTCTTCATCATAATCCACTTTATTATATTTTTACTTCTATAAATATCAACATAAACAATTATTTTAAGAAGAATAGGTTCGGATTGGCAATGTATAAACTGAGATGCAAGGGTCACATGGTTGAATGACATAGCATGAGTACTTAAGTTTTTATTTAATGGCATTTggttttaaattgtttttatttCGATAACATCGAAATGAAGTTGACTTCATCTCAAAAACCAAGTCCAAGTCCGATTCTTCGAAAGCAAACTAACAATTTCATCCATGAAAGTTTTCCAAGACCTAGTTTTCCAAATCAAACCTTATATTGAAACATCCTCTATCCAAGTGTCATCATTTACTGGTACAAACATACAGTTAATTGTTCTTTCATTTCCATTTCATCCACTAGGCAAATCCACGATTAGATGAAATTGATCATAACATTTTATCAAATAGATTACATACCAATCTATATTGGTCTCATACTCCTTAAGGCACTAAACTCATCCTCCCATACAAGAAAAAGGAGCTGAAACAATGAGAGTTAGAAATGTACAACAAACTGTTGGCTAGAACTAACCTCCTCCTGTTCGAAATAACTCAGAAGTAATATTGATGACAAAGCAAAGCCAACAAATAACAAAGAGAGTATAAGTTGATATCTCTTCATAGAGTTCTCCTGAGGGCCTCCTTACTCAGCTGCACTTTCCTCTGCCAAGATTACACCAAAGAATAAGTTTTTACCATGAATAAGCCAAAAGGgaataaaagataaaataaaaagaaaagaaagatcaTGTCAGGTATTGCTACTTCACTTATTTCAAACTCCACCAAATCAATCAACTAAGCCTCAATCCCAAACTAACCGGGGTTGGCTATGAATCCTTTGTAATTATTCTACTTTGGAGCTCAATGTTTTAAACTCATAAAAAGTGTCTAATATAACCTCTGAAGGATTCAACAGCATAAACTTTTACATATAAAGGTTTTCACTCTGACAAAGTTGTAATACGTGGTTCTCTTAAGTAGTTTACGACCACTTTTACACAATGTTAAGACATAAGAGGTGACACAAGCAAGTGCATATTGTCAAAATCTACTGCTTACTATTTCAATTTGGAACTCCTAGCAGAAAAGCAATAGCAGCATATCCGAATACCCAATATCTCAACCAGCTTAGAGAAAAGAGGCAATTCGAATCCCCGTCCTTCTAATTTCATGTCTACTTTCTACACACTACGCACAAGAAATGCACACTCAAATCCTGCCCCACTTTTTGAtttccatcatcatcatcaatagaTAAAATATCCTCATCTTCCTCATTTATGGAATAGCATAAATGGTTTAGATCTCTACAGCCCAACTCCATCCCACTCTGTAGACTTAACGACATGGATAAGTATCCTCATCTTCCTAATATTCCAGAATTGTAAAAATGATTTAGATCTCTAAAACTATCTCTAACCGATTTCTTACTAGTTTTGCACAAAGTTCTACAATCAATTTCTTGTACAAACTACATTTACACATTCTTTTTTTGATAAGCAAAGAACATCTCgacattatctgtaatgatacaaagcttatataaatatatgtatattttgaTATGACATCCAAAGTTTTTAAATATCATATTGAGCACTCTTATGTTAGCTCATTTCAAATCAGTGTACTCCATCATATGATCTCTAACGTCAAATGTAACTGATCAATGACAATCACACAGGATAATGAATTAATTTCTAAAATGGTTATACTTAGGGTTTTTTTTCCTTACAAAAGTCACTAAACTAATTTTTGTCACTTTGAAACCACTCAACTTATGGCTGCTCACTCCAAAAATAAATTTGGCCGGAAATCCATTAAATGAAAGGGAGCCTTGGatcaacggtaaagttgtctttgtgtgacctataggtcacgtaTTCAAGCCGTAAAAGCAGctactaatgcttgcattagggtaggctgtctaAATCACACCCCTTGCGGTGCGGCCCTTCCCCAGATCctgggatgctttgtgcaccgggctcAAGGGTGCGACCCTTCCCCGGATCctgggatgctttgtgcaccgggttGCCCTTTTTTAAAAATCCATTAATTCTTACCAAAAAGCCAAGTAGGCATGCCAAATTAGCTAAAATACCAATGTGGCTTTCCAAGAACCTAGAGCCAAATATTTAGTTATTTACCcagtcaaaaattcaaaaataaaaactactccaacccattttttaatacAAACTCAGATACATTTTGGCTATAGAAGATGCCAAATCTAAGAGATAATGTTGCCTAATGAGATTGTTGATGATCTTGCCTGCACGGAGCTGCTAGAATCTTTTTGAAAAAATTCAACTTCTGCACAAAATGATGTTTAAGCTTAGAGAGTAAAGTAACAGATTTATTATACATTCAAAATTTCAGCATATGCTTGACTTGCTAGAAGAACTGTAACTATAGGGTAAAGATACTAAGTAGTAGTTCGTTATATTATGTTAAAACCTAATCTCATATTCACCATTATTATCTGAGAATTTGATGCACTTACCTGTAAATATTTGCAGAAATGGCAATATGAACGGATTGATGGAGAATTTGGCGGGGCATAAAGACTATCCAATTTGGAATATTTTGCTCAACTTCCGGTGTTTTAtgtgtttgatttgatttggctACTTGAAAAGTCACATAGTCAATTTATTTTTTAAGCAATTATTCTAAGTTTAGTGATTTTCAAATAGTAATTTGCCAAGACATTCCATACATTTACGTGCTACTAATCTTTTTTGGTATATttcagaaaataaaattttaaataatttaaaaatattttaacttgaatttcttattttacttttagtGACAAGTCTTTATTGTCACATAATTATTATGACATGTTTaacagtggcggagccacctcACACGAAAGGCACCCTTCGCGAAAAACATACACGGTGTAGgtaggtaaaaaaataaattatatatatatatatatactatgtattgactccccttaatttcctagtatgtttacttttatatattttaatatcaCTTAAccaaaattctggctccgccactgatGTTTAATACCATAAGTTGCAAAAGTGTTATAACTACAAGGCGAACCCATGATTTGAAGGTCCGGGTACACACTTAAATTTTGTTTTCAACCAAAATTTATTTTGTATACAGAGTGTCACTACTAATATATCAGTATTATCTAAaaacatatacatatattaatgAAAATTTTGCCGAAAGTTTCGGATATCGGTGACTCATGACCCATCATTTGATAACATAGGTCCGCCTTCTCATATTAGGTAACACCACATGTTTAATACTATTATTATCTTAATATTATATCATGTATAAGATcaaaagtttcaaaaaaaaacttttctttttttaaaaattcttgCCAAGTTTCATATAAAATGAAAGGAATGAGTAATTTGACCGCTTCAGGTCGTCGTGTGTACTTACGGTCTAAAAGGAATATAATTGGATAATCAACTATTTTACGCTTTAATTCGTTGTGTTTTACGATTCATTTGCTAGACTTATCATCTTTGTGTTTTGAGCTAATAACTTAACGTCCCACAAGAATTAATGACACTATTAATAGCAATTGCttaattcttttcttttatagtcagtctactattggccacTCATTTTCTGTTCTCTTTTCAGTGTGACATTCATTTCTTCGTGATATTAAATGGAATTATTGGACCGTTCACATTTTGAGATATTTTCATTTTGATTAACTAAATTTGGGAAAAGATAACGGGAGGTAGCAACTATAGTGTAGTTTGAAATTTTGGAGCACAGTCGATAGATTGAATTGACTTGGTgcgatattttttctttttcgttgCAATTTGTAATTTATTAAGGCTTTATTACTAATAAGTTATGCAATTCAGTAGCTTATGAGTTCTGATGCGTTTTCTTGCAATTATAACTTAATGGCATATTAGAGAGCATAATTACTGCTCATTTACTGTTGTTCGTCATTTTCTTTGTAATATTTAGTTATAATATCTACAATAATATGTGCAATATTACTTCTTATATGAATATAGCTTCTACAATAATATCTGCAATATGACTTCTTCGTGAAATTATATATTCATTGGGTTTTCCTTTTAATAagactagtcttagggtacgcccGTTGCGCATGTACCCTATATCATtgaatataaacttttcaaaataacatttctaaatattatattaaaatatatttgagttttaaataaaatttaaaggaaaaaagattcaagtttttaaaaataatgattGTTAAACTCAATAGAAGTCCTCGGATCAGAAGCAACAAAGTCGATCCATCATATGTTATATCAtaatgagaaattttcagaaaccactattgtttagtggctattaacttcttatagctaccatatacataattatttcctatagctactattcagttgttacggtaatgtattcgttgtattcgtgctactgtattcatgaatacagtagcaaaaaatGCCTAAAAACATGGCAGTTCCAGTTGTACGcgtatgtattcacatgtatttatgaatacagtaacgacaatcaccttaaaaataggtttCTCCAGCTATATGATAACGGAAAGAGGATCAATTAACATGATACACttctaatataactcaacaaaatcaattctaacacgCTTCATTATCAACCCAATTAATTAGAAGATTTTTCAGACGCTAAACACACAAAAAATAGCATTGTATATTCAGCTTCAACAAGACACAATCTGCAGAGCTTCAGAGTTTCATTCCCTCTTTTTTTCCGATATAGTTCGAGGCTTTGATTTGACAGTCATTGATAGGAATTTTTTCTGCCCGAAATTGATACAAATATCTACAGAAATATTaagaaatttaatttattatatggCAAGCTTAACAATGCTAATTCGTCATTCTGGGAAGTGGAACATTGAAAATTGTTATGTCGATTATTCGATTGAGGGGATATTGATAAAGGAGTAAGCATCGTACAATGATTTAATTGCTTCAATTTCGAAGCAACTTGACATAGATTTGAGCTCCAAGTCAATTAAAATTGAATACAAAGTGGAAAGAAATTGCACGCATATGAAAATACACAACGACATGGGTTTCAGGGTGTATGTAGAGTTTAAAAAGGAGAACAGAGAATTGGGGATGTATCCATTGTGTATAACGACATTGGATAAAGAAATTGTAGATGGAGGAAGTTTAATTCAAAGTGACCTAATGCAACTTTACTCTATAGATGGGGTGAATACATTTGATACAGTTGATGCACTTGCACTTGCACTTGCGTCTTTAAACTCAGGTGAACCAATTGAGATTTTCGAACCGGAACGGGATTTGATTATTTCAAATACTAATAAAAAAAAAGGTGATGACTGGACAAGTATTTAAGGATAAGGCCACATTAAAGGCAGTGATGGAGCAATATGCAATTGCTAAAAGGTTTTAGTTCCGGGTTGATAGGTCAAACGATATCAGGTTTGAGTGCTATTACATACTACAATTTTATAATATATGTTATATTCAACTGTATGTTTGTGTATTCGTAATAGTTTTATAGTGTATCCATAGCAGCATATTAAAAATACAGCATATATGATGTTGTATTCATAATATATGTTGTCTTTCATAGTATGTTTCTGTATCAATGTTTTTAATAGAATGTGCTGAAACAGTTATAGGAGAAGTGAACCATTTATATTAGTGTATTCATAATACACTATTGTATACAATATATTCAATATTTTTATGTTGTATTCATGTAACATACACTGTATTTCATTGTATGTTTCTATATTCAAAACtttgttgaaaaataaaaatattgtgtGTCTGTGGTTAGAAAATAATTAGCCGAATCAGCTGTAGGAGTAATTCTCCAGCTGTatt from Nicotiana tabacum cultivar K326 chromosome 24, ASM71507v2, whole genome shotgun sequence includes:
- the LOC107823778 gene encoding ATP-dependent zinc metalloprotease FTSH 8, mitochondrial, whose product is MKRYQLILSLLFVGFALSSILLLSYFEQEEISFQEFKNKLLEPGLVDRIVVANKDVARVYVRSSSPGNNQTGDDTVQGPTSGTNGNRNISNHKYSFNIGSVESFEQKLKEAQEALGIDSHNFVSVVYVNELDWFPELMKCGLTLLLLAIIYYMDLGGARGIFNIGKAHFTKMDKNAKDKVFFKDVAGCDEAKQEIMEFVHFLKNPKKYEELGAKIPKGALLVGPPGTGKTLLAKATAGESGVPFLSISGSEFVQMFVGVGPARVRSIFREARRCAPSIIFIDEIDAVGGARGKGRYSGGNDEREGTLNQLLVEMDGFATTSGVVVLAGTNRLDILDKALLRPGRFDRQITIDKPDIKGREQIFRIYLNKLKLDQEAAFYSQRFAALTPGFAGADIANVCNEAALFAARSESTTIKMQHFEAAIDRVIGGLENKNKVISKLERRTIAYHESGHAIAGWFLEHAEPLLKVTIIPRGTAALGFAQYVPNENLLMTREQLFDMTCMTLGGRAAEQVLIGKISSGAQNDLEKVTKMTYAQVAVYGFSDKVGLLSFPQRDDTFETSKPYSSKTAAIIDDEVREWVAKAYDRTLQLIEEHREHVAQIAELLLEKEVLHHEDLVQVLGERPFESSELTNYNRFKQGFEEENGEIKDIPKDMTAQDNQSSSEESEVVPISVVKGENTQKGIEKDTRYIGALSVKRKCAFKGWVLVKKGAVKKKQL